The Fibrobacter succinogenes genomic sequence CTACTTGAAGGGCGATTCCCGCTTGAAGCGGGAATGACAGAAGAAGAGGAGACTTTTTCAGAAGACGATGATGACTTTTCCACATCATCGTTTGCGGATGTACCGTTGTCGCCACCGCAAGCGACTAGGGCAATGGATAAGATAATGGATGCAATAATGCTGTACTTGAACTTTCTCATTCTAAACCTCGTCCATATACCCAACTTTTTTATTGAAACAATTTAGCAAAATTTCTATCTTTATCATTAGTCAGTTCGAAACCCATCCTGACTTTAAACAAAACTAGGAGATTTTATGAAAGACGCACTGCTGGTCTTGTCCGGTGGAATGGACAGCGTGACCTTGCTTTACGAACGTGCCGCCGATATTGCGCTAGCCGTTTCGTTTGATTACGGCAGCAATCACAACGACAAAGAAATTCCTTTTGCACGCATGCATTGCGAAAAGCTCGGGATTCCGCACATTACGATTCCGCTCAAGTTCATGCACGATTACTTTACGTCGTCGCTCCTTTCGGGTGCCGATGCCATCCCAGAAGGGACTTACGCCGATGAGAACATGAAATCGACGGTGGTGCCGTTCCGCAATGGCATCATGCTTTCTGTGGCGGCAGGGCTTGCCGAAAGCCGTGATCTCAAGCGCGTCATGATGGCGAACCACTTTGGCGACCATGCTATTTATCCGGACTGCCGCGAGGAATTTGTGAAGAACATGTCGGCGGCAATTTCGGCGGGCACATACGCAAACATCACGATTGATGCTCCGTACACGAACATTTCCAAGGCGGATATCGCTCGCAAAGGCAAAGTCCTCAGTTTAGATTATAGCGAAACTTGGTCGTGCTACAAGGGTGGCAAAATCCATTGCGGCAAGTGCGCAACCTGCCTGGAACGCAAGGCGGCTCTCGCCGAAGCGGGCATCAACGACACAACGGAATACGAGGCGTAATATGTACAGAGTTATCAAGCGTATTGAAATTTCTGGGGCTCACAAGCTCTCGCTCCCGTACGAAAGCAAGTGCCGAGGTCTGCATGGCCACAACTGGATTATCACGGTGTTCTGCCAGTCCGAAACGCTGGACGAAAACGGCATGGTGGTCGATTTTTCGCACATCAAGGAAATTGTCCACGGCAAGCTGGATCATCAATTTTTGAACGATGTGGTGGACTTTAATCCGACGGCGGAGAATATGGCGCGCTGGATTTGCGAACAGGTGCCGCATTGCTACAAGGTGCAGGTCCAGGAAAGCGAAGGCAATACCGTCGAGTACGAAGTTTAGCGGGTGAATCTAAAGCCTTGTTAAACAATAATCCCGCAATTAGTCATCCTGAGCATAGCGAAGGATCCAGTGAAGTTAAAAAAATAACTGGATTCTTCCGCCTACGGCGTCAGAATGACGCAATTGACGAGAGACTTTTTGAGTTTATATGAAAGTTTGCGAAATTTTTAAAAGTATCGAAGGCGAAGGCCTTCGCATGGGGCAGGCGGCTTCGTTCGTGCGTCTGCACGGCTGCAATTTGCGCTGCAGCTATTGCGATTCGATGTATGCTGTCGAAGGTTCAGATTTTTGGTTCATGAACGTGGGGGAGGTTCTCGCTGCGGTTGAAGAATATCGCGCAGAATCTGGCGTAAAATGCGTGACGCTCACCGGAGGCGAACCGCTGATTCATTCAGGCGTTGAAGATTTGCTCACCGCGCTTAGTGAAGCGGGCTTTGAAGTCAATGTGGAAACGAACGGCACGGTCCCTTGCAAATGGCGGTTGCCAGGGCTCTTCTACACAATGGACTGGAAATGCAAAAGCAGCGGCATGTCTGCCCAAATGAAGATGGAAAACATCGAAACGCTCGGTGAAAATGACGTGCTCAAGTTTGTTGTCGGAAGCGTCGAAGACCTGCAAGAAGCGGAAGACGTTGTCGCGCGACTCTCGCTAACGACTCCTGATAATATGCCGCACATCTTTGTGTCGCCGGTATGGGGCAAGCTCACCAACGAGCAAATAGTCAATTGGATGGTGGGTAGCAAGGTCATGACGCAAAACAACGCACGCTTCCAAGTGCAGTTGCATAAAGTCGTGTGGGACCCCGACATGCGCGGGGTATAGCAATAGATTGCTTCGTTTCGCTCGCAATGACGAGATGCACCTCTATGCGCGGGGGTTAAAAAATTATGGATCCCCTCACTTCGTTCGAGGATGACTAAGTGCAACTTGAGCTTAATCTAAATACACAGCTTCACCGATTTTAGGCATGAGCAAAGGCTTGCCAGATTCCTTGGCGGCCTTTTTTGCATTTTCCAGCGGTTCGTCGTAAGGGTGCTTACTCAGGCAAAACTTCGAATGGTGAACGGTCAAGTAGCGCTTGGCTCCAAGTTCC encodes the following:
- a CDS encoding radical SAM protein, whose amino-acid sequence is MKVCEIFKSIEGEGLRMGQAASFVRLHGCNLRCSYCDSMYAVEGSDFWFMNVGEVLAAVEEYRAESGVKCVTLTGGEPLIHSGVEDLLTALSEAGFEVNVETNGTVPCKWRLPGLFYTMDWKCKSSGMSAQMKMENIETLGENDVLKFVVGSVEDLQEAEDVVARLSLTTPDNMPHIFVSPVWGKLTNEQIVNWMVGSKVMTQNNARFQVQLHKVVWDPDMRGV
- the queD gene encoding 6-carboxytetrahydropterin synthase QueD, translating into MYRVIKRIEISGAHKLSLPYESKCRGLHGHNWIITVFCQSETLDENGMVVDFSHIKEIVHGKLDHQFLNDVVDFNPTAENMARWICEQVPHCYKVQVQESEGNTVEYEV
- the queC gene encoding 7-cyano-7-deazaguanine synthase QueC, with the translated sequence MKDALLVLSGGMDSVTLLYERAADIALAVSFDYGSNHNDKEIPFARMHCEKLGIPHITIPLKFMHDYFTSSLLSGADAIPEGTYADENMKSTVVPFRNGIMLSVAAGLAESRDLKRVMMANHFGDHAIYPDCREEFVKNMSAAISAGTYANITIDAPYTNISKADIARKGKVLSLDYSETWSCYKGGKIHCGKCATCLERKAALAEAGINDTTEYEA